GGGCGCAGCAGGGCGTCAATGGAGCCCTCGGCGAGTACCTCCTCGCCTGCGTCATCGACCTCCACGCGGGTGACGTCCCGCAAGGTCTTGTTGCCGCCTGCGTCGACGACGCGCACCCCGGCCTGCTCGCAGGAGGCGCGCATCGCGTCGACCATCGCCGCGAGCCGCGGGGCGTCCCCGGCGTAGCCGACGCGCAACTCCATCCCCTCAGCGGGGCGAGCCCCCTCCACGTCGACCCCCATGCGAGGACCGGCGATGTCGCCGAAGCGTCTCGTCAGTGGGTCCGTGGCGGCAATGAGGTGCACGCCGTGGGCGGCGACGTTCACCCCGGACGCCTGGCTGGACGCGTCCGCCACCGCCTGCTGGTCCACGCATGCCGCCAGGGCCTCGCGGTTGCGCTTTTCCGCCCACTCGCCCGCCCGGGCGAAGGTGAGGGAATCGGTGAGCTCGCCGGGCAGGCTCGCGACGTCGTACGGGTTGTCCTCGGCGTCGAGGTCGAGCCACTCGGGGTTCGGCACCGAGATCTCGGCGACGCGCAGCTCCCCTTCCTGCCGCAGCGTCTGTGGGTCGGCGCTGGCGGGCCAGACCACCAACCGCGGGGTGCGCGGGGCGTCGCCGGAGTAGGACTCGTTGGCCACCAGCGTGACCTCACCGGACTCACCGACGGAGTCGATGCGGTAGGGCCCAAAGGACAGCTGCATATCGGGGTCGAACTGGTCGAGGTTGAACCCGTCACGCCATGCTTCGGCCACCGGGCGCAGCTGTGCGGCGTCGCCGCTGTCAAGTACCTCCGCCAGCTCGCCCGTGTCGATCCCCGCCCGCCGCGCCACGGCGTGCGAGGGCACGACGGTGCCCGCGCCGAACAGGCCGCGCCAGCGGGCCCCGCCGCCCTCGGCAAAAACGACAGTGAACTCCTTGCTGCCGGGCTCGCACTCGAGCCCGTCGACCTCCGCGAACAACGGCATGTGGGAGCCGAACAGCTCCGGCATCTTCCCGGCACGAAACGCCAGCAGGTAGTCGGTGCAGGTCACGGGGGTGTCGTCCGAAAACACTGCGTCCTCCGCCAGCCGATAGACCACCTGGCGCTGGTTCCCGGGCAGCACCTGCGTGGTAGCGAGGTCCGTGTTGGGAATCATCTGCCCGCTTGGCCCCGGCACGAACACGCCCGGAAACAGCCTGCCGGACAAGGCCTGAGCGAGCTGCGAGGCGCCCTCCATGGTGCCGGCGTTTGTCGTGTGCACGTTGCTGACCAGCTGGTAGCCGAAGTCAGCCGTGGTCTCGACGGGTTCGGCGCCCCCGCCGGCCTGGCTGAAAGACGCCAGAAGCGCGCCCGCCGCGACGCCGGCGAGCGCTGCGCGAATGCGATTCATTGTGAAAGTCCTTTCCGGGGGGTGGGGTGCCTGCGACGCTCCCTGGGGAGCTGGCATCCCCTACCGCGCGCCCGGCCTCCACGAGGCGGCGGGCTGGCTCACCGGGGCCGCCGGCGCCTCGACCGTGCGCCGCGCGGAGCTTGCGGCCTCGCCAATGTCCTCCCCCAGCTCTCCAGCGCGGTAGCGCTCCACCTCGCGGTTGTGCTCGCGGAACTTCGCGCGCCGGTTGACGAAGGTGACCAGCAGCGAGGACGCGAGGAAGAGCGAGGAGATCACTCCTTCGACCACGCCGATGAGCTGGATCAGCGCGAGGTCTCGCAGCGTGCCCACTCCCATGAGCCACACGGCGACAATCATCAACGCGACAATCGGCAGCGCCGAGATCACCGAGGTGGAAATGGAGCGCATGAGCGTCTGGTTGACGGCCAGGTTCGTCTGTTCGGCGTAGGTGGAGCGGCGCGAGTCGAGCAAACCTGCCGTGTTCTCCCGCACCTTGTCGAAGACGATGACCGTGTCGTAGAGCGAGAAGGTGAGTACGGTGAGCAAACCGATAATCATCGCCGGGGTGATCTCCAGGCCGAACAAGGCGTAGATGCCGAGGATGATCACGCCGTCGGCGATCAGCGCTCCCATCGCGGCAAACGCCATGTCGCGCTGCAGCCGCAGGGCCACGTAGATGGCGGCGGCGACGAAGAACACGCCCATCGCCAGCAGCATGCGGTTGGTGATGGTCGAGCCCCAGGACTCCGAGACGGTGGAGTCGCCGATCGCGTCGGGGGTGACGTTGCCCTCGGTATCGGTGGGCTCGTGGCGGTCGTAGATCTCCTGGCGCGCGCTGTCGATCTGCTCCTGCGTCAGGTGCTCCGAGTTGATCTCCAGCACGCGCGAGTCCCCCGCGCCGACGATCTGAGTCAGCTCAGGCGTCACCCCGGTGGCGTCGATGAAGGTCTCCTCCACCTCCTCCACGACAAGGTCACCGGCGGGCATGCTGATCTTCGTGCCACCCTCAAAATCAATGCCGAGGTTGAACCCGCGCAAAAGCATTGCCGCGACAGAGACGGCCAAAAGAACCAGGGTGATCGTGTACCAGAGCTTGGAGCGCCCGACGAAGTCGATCGCGCCGTCTCCCGTATACAGCCTGTCGAAGCGGGAGCGGCGGGGGGTGCTGGGTGCGTTGGCGGTGCTCATCTCTACTTCTCCTCGGGGGCAGCGGAGGCGTAAGCCGCCGCTTCACTACTGGTGCTTTCCGACGCCCGCGCGGCGCGTTCGTCGTCGACAAGCTTGTAAATCCTTGTCATACCGTTCACGAAAGGCTTCGCCCAGAACGGCCGACGCGAGGCCAGGATCATGAGCGGAGCCGTGACCAGGAAGGTCACCAACAGGTCGAAGACGGTGGTTAGGCCCATCGTGAAGGCGAATCCCTTGACCTCCCCGACGGCGAGGATGTACACGACGACGGCGCCGATGAGGGTCACCATGTTACCCGTAACCACCGTTTCCTTCGCGCGCTCCCAGCCCCGCGCCGTCGCGGAGCGGAAGGTCTTGCCCGTGCGCAGTTCGTCCTTGATGCGCTCGTAGATGACCACGAAGGAGTCCGCGGTCGTCCCGATGCCGATGATCAAACCGGCGATGCCCGCCAGGTCGAGCGAGTAGTCGATCCACCGGCCGAGTAGGACGAGCGAGCCGTAAACCAGCGCGCCCGCGGCCACAAGCGTTAACAGCGAGATCAGGCCGAAAAGGCGGTAGTAGGAGAACACGAAGATGGCCACGAGAACCAGGCCCGCCAGGCCCGCGTAGAGGCCAGCCTGCAGCGAGGCCAGACCAAGCGAGGGCGGGACCGTCGTCGCGGTGCCCCCAGGCTCGCCGTTTTCGCCCGCGAAGGACAGCGGCAGGGCGCCGTAGCGCAGGTTGTTGGCAAGGCTCTCCGCCTCCTCCTGGGTGAAGTCGCCCGTGATCGAGGTCGCGGAGCCGGGCGGGGTGGCGCCCTGGATCACCGGCGCCGAGATGACCTGGGAGTCGAGGGTGATGGCGATGCGCTGGCCGATCATCTCGCTCGTCAGCTGCGCCCACGTCTGGGAGCCGTTCGATTCGCCGTCCTGGCTGAAGGCGAAGCTGATCTCCATCTGGCTGGTCTGCGGGTTGAAACCGCCGGTGATGGGACGCGAGGTGTCGATCTGCTCACCGGTCAGGCGCTGGCCGTCCGGCTCGCTTTGGCCGTTCAGCAGCGGCACCGGGCCCAGCAGCAGGGGCTGGTCGGCGGTGGAATCGCAGGCCACGAGCGGCTGGTCCTCGACGTCGGTGCCGGCGAGCGGGTCGACTTCTTGCTCGGCGCACACCCCCGAGATCAGGGCGAGGGCCGCGGTCTGCTCGGTCGGGTCCTCCGTCTGGCGCGTGGCGCGCAGCATCTCAGTGGTTTCCTGGCGCCGGTCCGACGCCTCGACCGGACCGTCGGGCTCTTCCAGCGGCTCCGCCGTCACGCTAAGCGCGTCCTCGGCCTCGAGCTGGCTACTCGCTTGGTCGAGGACCTCCTGCGCGGTCTCCTTCGGGATCACGCCGTACTCGACCCAGGCGTTGGCCACCTCCTCGAGCACCTCGCCGAGGCGGGCCGGGTCCGGCACCGCGCCCTGGAGCACCGGGCGGAAGGCCAGCTGGGAAGTCTGGCCGAGAGTGCGCACCGCCGAGGTGTCGTCCCCGGCCGCGGTGATGACGAGGGTGTTGCCGTCGACGACCACGGAAGCACCGCTGACGCCCATCCCGTTGACGCGGTTTTCGATGATGTTGCGGGCCTCTTCCAGCTGCTCACGCGTCGGCTCCGCGCCCTGCGGGACGAGCGTGACGCGCGTGCCGCCCTGCAGGTCGATGCCCAGCTTCGGGGTGGGCGACTGGTCACCGGTGAAGAACACGAGCGCGTACACGAAGACAACGACGAGCGCGAACAGGCCCAGGGCCTTTCTTGGCCACGTCCTCGTCGTCTTCGCGCCGCCCCCGTCAGAGCGCCGATTTCTTGCGGACACTGAGGTCTCTCCTCTACATCATTCCTGCCGTCGACAACTGCCTTCCCGCCGGCTGCCCGGACACCCTGCGGCCGGAGCAGGCGGGGAGAACACAACGGGTCATGCTACGGTATCGCACGCCGCGGACACGCTTTGCCCGCGCCGAATCTACGCCGCGCGCTTGGCCACGCAGGCGCGCTCGACGGTGATCACGGTATCGGGGGCGACCTCCAGGCCCAACACGCCCTCCTCTTCCGCGACGATCGTGCCGTGCAGGCCGCCCACGGTGATCACCTTGTCCCCCGCGGTCAGGCTCGCGTGCAACTGATCCACCTCCGCCTGACGCGCCCGCTGCTTCCGCATGAGAATCAGCGAGGGCAGCATGAAAACGGCAAGCAATAAAAGGATCAGTAGTGCGCTCATGGCGACCCATTATGTCAGCCGCTACAACAGGTTCAACTGACCGGGTGCCTCGGGCGGCGGCGTCAGCCCCAGGTGCTGCCAGGCCGCCGCGGTGGCCACGCGCCCGCGGCCGGTCCGCGACATTAAGCCAGCGCGCACGAGGTAGGGCTCGCACACCTCTTCCACCGTGGCGGGCTCCTCCCCCACCGCGATGGCCAGGGTGTTCACGCCCACCGGGCCGCCGCCGTGGCCCCGGATCAGCGAGTCGAGCACGGCGCGATCCAGCCGGTCGAGCCCCAGCTCATCAACGTCGAAGACTTCCAGCGCGGCCCGCGCGGCGGGCAGGTCGACCACCCCGTCGCCGTTCACGTCCGCCCAGTCGCGCACGCGCCGTAGCAGCCGGTTGGCAATGCGGGGGGTACCCCGCGAACGCGAGGCGATCTCCACCGCCGCGTCCTTATCGATGGCCACGCCCAGAATCCCGGCGGCGCGCGTGATCACCCGCGTGAGGTCGGCAACTTCGTAAAACTCCATCTGGGCCGTGAAACCGAAGCGGTCGCGCAGCGGGCCAGTGAGCATCCCGGCCCGCGTGGTCGCACCCACGAGCGTGAATGGGGGGATTTCCAGCGGGATCGACGTCGCCCCCGGGCCCTTGCCCACGATGACGTCGATGCGGAAATCCTCCATCGCCATGTAGAGCATCTCCTCGGCGGGGCGCGCAATCCGGTGGATCTCGTCGATAAAGAGCACATCGCCCTCCATCAGGTTCGACAGCATCGCGGCGAGGTCCCCCGCCCTCTCCAGCGCCGGGCCCGAGGTCATCCGCAGCGAGGTGCCCAGCTCCTGGGCGATGATCATCGCCATCGTGGTCTTGCCCAGACCGGGCGGGCCGGACAGGAGGATGTGGTCCGGGGTCACCTGCCGCCGCCTCGCGCCGGAAAGCACCAGGTTGAGCTGCTCGCGCACCTTCGGTTGGCCGATAAACTCCGTGATCGACTTCGGGCGCAGGGACTTCTCAACGTCCCTTTCCTCGGCATTCGCGGTGGCGTCGATAAGCGAATGCTCGCCGCGCTGCGGGAGGGAAAACTCAGTCTTTTCGACGTCCGACATGCGCTACACCCTACCGCTTGCCCAACTGGCTCAGCGCGGCGCGCAGCAGCGCGGAAGAGGGCTCGCCCGGCATGTCCTCCGCAAGCTTTTCGACGACCGGACGCGCGCCGCGTTCGGTAAACCCGAGGCCGAGAAGCGCCTCGACCACCTGCTCCGATACGAAGCTCGAACCCGCCCCCTGCTGCGCCGCGGCCCGGTCACTCGGTTGCGGCGCGTAGCCCGCGACCTTGTCCTTGAGCTCGAGTACCATGCGCTCGGCCATCTTCTTCCCCACGCCCGGAATGGACTGGATGGTCTTCGCTTCGCCCCCGGCGATGAGGCGGGCCAATTCCGCCGGTTCGAACACCGCCAGGCAGGCCAGGGCGAGCTTCGGGCCGAGGCCGCTGACCCCCTGCAGCGTGTGGAACAGCTCGCGCGCGTCGGCGTCCGCGAAACCGTAGAGCGTCACTCCGTCGTCCTTGACCACCATCGAGGTGAGCACGCGGCGCGTCTCGCCGCGCGCGAGCCGGGCCAGGGTCGGCGGCGCGGCCGAGAAGCGATACCCCACCCCGGCGCATTCGATGACAGCGTGGTCGAGGCCCACGTGGAGGACCTCACCGTAGAGCGAATCGATCATTTCGCGCTCACTCCTGTCTTCGCTGCCGCGGCGGACAGCGCGGTACTGCGGGCGATGAGCGGGGCGCGCCAGCAGTGGCACACCGCGATAGCGAGCGCGTCGGCCGCGTCGGCGGGCTTGGGGGCCTCCCCCAGCGCCAGAATACGGGTAATCATGGTGGTCATCTGCTTTTTGTCCGCGCGGCCGTTGCCCGAGATCGCCTTCTTCACCTCAGACGGCGTGTACATGTGCACCGGGATGTCGCGCTCGGCCGCGGCCAGGATCATCACGCCCACGGCGTGGGCGGTGTGCATGACAGTAGAGACGTTTCCTCGCTCGAAGATGCGCTCCATGGCGATGACGTCCGGGGCGTAGTCATCCATCCACTCCCGCACCGCCCGCGACAGGCGCAGCAGGCGTTCCGGCAGCTCG
This is a stretch of genomic DNA from Corynebacterium auris. It encodes these proteins:
- a CDS encoding ABC transporter substrate-binding protein — its product is MNRIRAALAGVAAGALLASFSQAGGGAEPVETTADFGYQLVSNVHTTNAGTMEGASQLAQALSGRLFPGVFVPGPSGQMIPNTDLATTQVLPGNQRQVVYRLAEDAVFSDDTPVTCTDYLLAFRAGKMPELFGSHMPLFAEVDGLECEPGSKEFTVVFAEGGGARWRGLFGAGTVVPSHAVARRAGIDTGELAEVLDSGDAAQLRPVAEAWRDGFNLDQFDPDMQLSFGPYRIDSVGESGEVTLVANESYSGDAPRTPRLVVWPASADPQTLRQEGELRVAEISVPNPEWLDLDAEDNPYDVASLPGELTDSLTFARAGEWAEKRNREALAACVDQQAVADASSQASGVNVAAHGVHLIAATDPLTRRFGDIAGPRMGVDVEGARPAEGMELRVGYAGDAPRLAAMVDAMRASCEQAGVRVVDAGGNKTLRDVTRVEVDDAGEEVLAEGSIDALLRPVDPYTEYAGPAPRAQDLPALREQERKAWEQLDSLPLAQQPRAFAVDRNVGNVVVYTGTAGVGWNMDRWQVAEPRSGGS
- the secF gene encoding protein translocase subunit SecF, with translation MSTANAPSTPRRSRFDRLYTGDGAIDFVGRSKLWYTITLVLLAVSVAAMLLRGFNLGIDFEGGTKISMPAGDLVVEEVEETFIDATGVTPELTQIVGAGDSRVLEINSEHLTQEQIDSARQEIYDRHEPTDTEGNVTPDAIGDSTVSESWGSTITNRMLLAMGVFFVAAAIYVALRLQRDMAFAAMGALIADGVIILGIYALFGLEITPAMIIGLLTVLTFSLYDTVIVFDKVRENTAGLLDSRRSTYAEQTNLAVNQTLMRSISTSVISALPIVALMIVAVWLMGVGTLRDLALIQLIGVVEGVISSLFLASSLLVTFVNRRAKFREHNREVERYRAGELGEDIGEAASSARRTVEAPAAPVSQPAASWRPGAR
- the secD gene encoding protein translocase subunit SecD, translated to MSARNRRSDGGGAKTTRTWPRKALGLFALVVVFVYALVFFTGDQSPTPKLGIDLQGGTRVTLVPQGAEPTREQLEEARNIIENRVNGMGVSGASVVVDGNTLVITAAGDDTSAVRTLGQTSQLAFRPVLQGAVPDPARLGEVLEEVANAWVEYGVIPKETAQEVLDQASSQLEAEDALSVTAEPLEEPDGPVEASDRRQETTEMLRATRQTEDPTEQTAALALISGVCAEQEVDPLAGTDVEDQPLVACDSTADQPLLLGPVPLLNGQSEPDGQRLTGEQIDTSRPITGGFNPQTSQMEISFAFSQDGESNGSQTWAQLTSEMIGQRIAITLDSQVISAPVIQGATPPGSATSITGDFTQEEAESLANNLRYGALPLSFAGENGEPGGTATTVPPSLGLASLQAGLYAGLAGLVLVAIFVFSYYRLFGLISLLTLVAAGALVYGSLVLLGRWIDYSLDLAGIAGLIIGIGTTADSFVVIYERIKDELRTGKTFRSATARGWERAKETVVTGNMVTLIGAVVVYILAVGEVKGFAFTMGLTTVFDLLVTFLVTAPLMILASRRPFWAKPFVNGMTRIYKLVDDERAARASESTSSEAAAYASAAPEEK
- the yajC gene encoding preprotein translocase subunit YajC yields the protein MSALLILLLLAVFMLPSLILMRKQRARQAEVDQLHASLTAGDKVITVGGLHGTIVAEEEGVLGLEVAPDTVITVERACVAKRAA
- the ruvB gene encoding Holliday junction branch migration DNA helicase RuvB, with amino-acid sequence MSDVEKTEFSLPQRGEHSLIDATANAEERDVEKSLRPKSITEFIGQPKVREQLNLVLSGARRRQVTPDHILLSGPPGLGKTTMAMIIAQELGTSLRMTSGPALERAGDLAAMLSNLMEGDVLFIDEIHRIARPAEEMLYMAMEDFRIDVIVGKGPGATSIPLEIPPFTLVGATTRAGMLTGPLRDRFGFTAQMEFYEVADLTRVITRAAGILGVAIDKDAAVEIASRSRGTPRIANRLLRRVRDWADVNGDGVVDLPAARAALEVFDVDELGLDRLDRAVLDSLIRGHGGGPVGVNTLAIAVGEEPATVEEVCEPYLVRAGLMSRTGRGRVATAAAWQHLGLTPPPEAPGQLNLL
- the ruvA gene encoding Holliday junction branch migration protein RuvA — encoded protein: MIDSLYGEVLHVGLDHAVIECAGVGYRFSAAPPTLARLARGETRRVLTSMVVKDDGVTLYGFADADARELFHTLQGVSGLGPKLALACLAVFEPAELARLIAGGEAKTIQSIPGVGKKMAERMVLELKDKVAGYAPQPSDRAAAQQGAGSSFVSEQVVEALLGLGFTERGARPVVEKLAEDMPGEPSSALLRAALSQLGKR
- the ruvC gene encoding crossover junction endodeoxyribonuclease RuvC, whose protein sequence is MDLEGLRVMGIDPGLTRCGLSVVQAGKGRQVLPVAVGVARTPARAELPERLLRLSRAVREWMDDYAPDVIAMERIFERGNVSTVMHTAHAVGVMILAAAERDIPVHMYTPSEVKKAISGNGRADKKQMTTMITRILALGEAPKPADAADALAIAVCHCWRAPLIARSTALSAAAAKTGVSAK